A stretch of the Clostridium fungisolvens genome encodes the following:
- a CDS encoding Ig-like domain-containing protein codes for MNKVIKRFFASVVVFAFFITTLPSVNAFAESTSSLLPMTTIESPVDNGATQGQLNISGWAINASGVKEIQVFLDDSYIGDASINYTRNDIGQTYPQYANSSKSGYVFKYDVSSITAGKHKVTVKSIGNDNSVDIPGRYIYINMPNNDPKSSIESIYNGQVINDSINISGWALNSSSVKNVKVYIDWKYVGDATIGYYRSDIYNSFKDQYPGADNSGYTYSYDAKKLSQGKHVIMIQPIGYDGTIDNNEGTNIRYIYTNMPTLQPASYLEEPANNYSTEGNIKVNGWAVNSSTIKEVKVYVDWKYHGSAKIGGQRNDIGQALSNYPEAFNSGFSYEIDSRFLAPGTHSIMVQPIGYDGTIDQNEKATIRNVNIVKKYAPYTIIEAPANNDVVKTGVNLSGWAINQSGVKQVNIYLDGTLKGNANIGFNRSDVGNKFTQYYDSVHSGYSYYLSLDNQSKGNHVVTVEAVGFDGTKKSTTVIINLFGIINYTNTNKTLDAVVLQQIIDGSPVKYDSSVSDWVPASADDVKYYMNPNNFQNSDQGIYQFLKLSYMDGISADDLNNILKGKGILEGKGSVFIEAGKANNINPIYLVSHALLETGNGSSKLANGIYVNQLHSEAGNVNSDLTNVEGKTVYNMFGIGAYDSNANLWGSERAYKEGWFSVDSAIMGGAKFIGTSYINSSYKQDTIYKMRWNTNYVPHQYATDIAWANSQCYNIKKLVDQCNNSKIYFEIPVYN; via the coding sequence ATGAATAAGGTTATTAAGAGATTTTTTGCTTCTGTAGTAGTATTCGCTTTTTTTATTACTACATTACCAAGTGTTAATGCATTTGCTGAATCAACTAGCAGTTTATTACCAATGACTACTATTGAGTCTCCGGTAGATAATGGTGCTACTCAGGGTCAATTAAATATAAGTGGTTGGGCAATTAATGCTTCAGGTGTAAAAGAAATACAGGTTTTCTTAGATGATAGCTATATTGGTGATGCTAGTATTAATTATACACGAAACGATATAGGACAAACTTATCCTCAATATGCTAATTCCAGCAAGTCAGGGTACGTATTCAAGTATGATGTTAGCAGTATCACTGCTGGTAAACATAAGGTGACGGTTAAATCAATAGGAAATGATAATTCAGTAGATATACCAGGAAGGTATATTTACATTAACATGCCTAATAATGACCCTAAATCTTCAATAGAGTCAATATACAATGGTCAAGTCATTAATGATTCTATTAATATTTCAGGATGGGCTTTAAACTCTTCTAGTGTTAAAAATGTTAAAGTGTATATAGACTGGAAATATGTTGGTGATGCTACAATTGGATATTATAGAAGTGATATTTATAACTCATTTAAAGACCAATATCCTGGTGCAGATAATAGTGGATATACTTATAGTTATGATGCTAAAAAGTTATCTCAGGGAAAACATGTGATAATGATTCAGCCTATAGGGTATGATGGCACTATAGATAATAATGAAGGAACAAATATAAGATATATATATACTAACATGCCTACATTACAACCTGCATCTTATTTAGAAGAGCCAGCCAATAATTATTCCACTGAAGGCAATATAAAAGTTAATGGTTGGGCAGTTAATTCATCAACAATTAAAGAAGTAAAAGTTTATGTAGATTGGAAGTATCATGGATCAGCAAAAATAGGGGGACAAAGAAATGATATAGGACAAGCTCTTTCAAATTATCCAGAAGCTTTTAATAGTGGATTTAGTTATGAAATAGATAGTAGATTCTTAGCTCCTGGAACTCATTCTATAATGGTTCAACCAATAGGTTATGATGGAACGATAGATCAAAATGAAAAAGCTACAATACGAAATGTTAATATAGTAAAAAAATATGCTCCTTATACAATAATTGAAGCTCCTGCTAACAATGACGTGGTTAAAACAGGAGTGAACTTGTCTGGTTGGGCAATTAATCAATCTGGAGTAAAGCAAGTAAATATATATTTGGATGGTACACTCAAGGGAAATGCAAATATAGGCTTTAATAGGAGTGATGTTGGAAATAAATTTACGCAATACTATGATTCGGTTCACAGTGGATATTCTTATTACTTGTCACTTGACAATCAATCTAAGGGTAATCATGTAGTAACAGTAGAAGCTGTTGGTTTTGATGGAACAAAGAAATCAACTACAGTAATTATAAATTTATTTGGAATAATAAATTACACGAACACTAATAAAACTTTAGATGCAGTAGTGCTTCAGCAAATCATTGATGGCAGCCCTGTAAAATACGACAGTTCAGTATCAGATTGGGTTCCTGCTAGTGCTGATGATGTTAAATATTATATGAATCCAAATAACTTTCAAAATAGTGATCAAGGTATATATCAATTTTTGAAACTAAGTTATATGGACGGTATTTCAGCTGATGATTTAAATAATATACTAAAAGGAAAAGGTATTTTAGAGGGAAAAGGTAGTGTATTCATAGAAGCTGGTAAAGCTAATAATATAAATCCAATATATTTAGTATCACATGCATTATTAGAAACAGGGAATGGATCATCAAAATTAGCGAATGGTATTTATGTTAATCAGTTACACTCAGAAGCAGGTAATGTCAATAGTGATTTAACAAATGTGGAAGGTAAAACTGTTTATAATATGTTTGGTATAGGTGCATATGATTCTAATGCGAATTTATGGGGATCTGAAAGAGCGTATAAGGAAGGTTGGTTCTCTGTAGACAGTGCTATTATGGGTGGTGCCAAATTCATTGGAACATCATATATTAATAGCTCGTATAAGCAAGATACTATATATAAGATGAGGTGGAATACAAATTATGTACCACACCAATATGCAACTGATATAGCATGGGCTAACAGTCAATGCTATAATATTAAAAAATTAGTTGATCAATGTAATAATTCGAAAATATACTTTGAAATACCAGTATATAATTAA
- a CDS encoding N-acetylmuramoyl-L-alanine amidase, producing the protein MRKAAKIVVINILTIIFTLSIVWTSGKVSNAVEEDMVKVGIESPLNIKSDLQQLYISGWAVAKGQLKNIEVILDGKSLGNANYGFYRRDIGEAFTSYSNSYNSGFVLAVPDDTSEGKHKIQLKISIIDRNNQSKDFVIEKQFIKATKNLESKLAVEDIKDEDSLSGELNISGWSLISTGTSRVQVLLDGSLLGDAQYGYSRKDVANSYSQYFEADNCGYNFKIAENSVSNGKHKITIKALGNNNEIISKDIVFYYNLSMKSVAAMELSNDSIVSKTFTISGWALNAKNIEKVKVYFDWKYVGDATYGYQRLDIGKAYRDYPNSSNSGFSYQLDISQYADGDHSVMVQPIGKDGSILNDNALIRNVMVANKTVFYGIDERLSNLKGKTSAGISGWVTSPEKINDINIFVDWKYIGKANYKYTRKDVPKKYLDLQGENIGFGYSLDLLKLTKGTHTFMIQFITESGNTKSEYFNFEVNRFLIVVDPGHNNAGDDGAYSTIDGETYCERELNMQVAVKLKSALENKGYIVLLTRQPLEILLDDLSESLAKRVNLANSLNADLFISIHHDKNGDASVSGVSTHYSSYRPDLDNDGIIRGQDPGGWSYTDLKIDSTPSYVAVKSRELANKLVSALSSDLNRNNLKAHDHGLNVTRNTKMPSVLVECGFISNKGQAQDCSDDSIQEKTAKTISETIASCF; encoded by the coding sequence ATGAGAAAAGCAGCTAAAATAGTAGTAATTAATATATTAACAATTATCTTTACTTTGTCCATAGTGTGGACAAGTGGTAAGGTTTCTAATGCAGTAGAAGAAGATATGGTTAAAGTAGGAATAGAAAGCCCATTAAATATAAAATCTGATCTACAACAGTTGTATATTAGTGGTTGGGCTGTAGCAAAAGGGCAATTGAAAAATATAGAAGTTATTCTAGATGGGAAGTCTCTTGGAAATGCAAACTACGGATTTTATAGAAGAGATATTGGAGAAGCTTTTACAAGCTACTCCAATTCCTATAATAGTGGGTTTGTTTTGGCTGTCCCAGATGATACCAGTGAAGGAAAGCATAAAATACAATTAAAGATTTCTATAATAGATAGAAATAATCAATCAAAAGATTTTGTAATTGAAAAACAGTTTATAAAGGCTACGAAAAATCTAGAATCTAAATTAGCAGTAGAAGATATTAAAGATGAGGATTCTTTGTCAGGTGAACTTAATATATCTGGGTGGTCATTAATTTCAACTGGAACATCTAGGGTTCAAGTACTGTTGGATGGAAGTCTTTTGGGTGATGCTCAGTATGGATATTCAAGAAAGGACGTGGCTAACAGTTATAGCCAATACTTTGAAGCTGATAACTGTGGATATAATTTTAAGATTGCGGAAAACTCTGTAAGTAATGGAAAACATAAGATAACGATAAAAGCATTAGGTAATAATAATGAGATAATTAGCAAAGATATTGTATTTTATTATAATTTGAGCATGAAATCTGTGGCAGCAATGGAGTTATCAAATGATTCTATTGTATCAAAAACTTTTACGATATCTGGATGGGCGCTTAATGCAAAAAATATCGAGAAGGTTAAAGTTTATTTTGATTGGAAGTATGTAGGGGATGCTACATATGGTTATCAAAGACTTGATATAGGAAAGGCTTATAGAGATTATCCTAATTCTTCAAACAGTGGATTTTCATATCAATTAGATATAAGTCAGTATGCTGATGGTGATCACAGTGTTATGGTACAACCTATCGGTAAGGATGGTAGTATTCTTAATGATAATGCATTAATAAGAAATGTGATGGTTGCTAATAAAACTGTTTTTTATGGAATTGATGAAAGACTTAGCAATTTGAAAGGAAAAACATCAGCAGGAATTTCTGGTTGGGTTACTAGCCCTGAAAAGATAAATGATATTAACATATTTGTTGATTGGAAGTACATCGGAAAAGCTAATTATAAATATACTAGAAAGGATGTACCGAAAAAGTACTTAGATTTACAAGGGGAAAATATAGGGTTTGGATACTCTTTGGATTTGTTAAAATTGACAAAAGGGACTCATACGTTTATGATACAATTTATAACAGAGTCAGGAAATACTAAATCTGAATATTTTAATTTTGAGGTAAATAGATTTTTAATTGTTGTCGATCCGGGGCATAATAATGCTGGAGACGATGGTGCATACTCAACTATAGATGGTGAAACTTATTGTGAGAGAGAGTTAAATATGCAAGTAGCAGTTAAATTAAAGAGCGCTTTGGAAAACAAAGGGTATATAGTTTTGCTAACAAGGCAACCATTGGAGATTCTTTTGGATGATTTGAGTGAGAGCTTAGCTAAGAGGGTTAATTTGGCTAACAGTTTAAATGCAGATCTTTTTATTAGTATACATCATGATAAGAATGGAGATGCATCGGTATCAGGGGTAAGTACTCATTATAGTTCTTATAGGCCAGATTTAGATAATGATGGCATAATAAGAGGACAAGATCCGGGAGGATGGAGTTATACTGATTTAAAGATAGATAGTACTCCAAGCTATGTAGCTGTGAAAAGTAGGGAATTAGCAAACAAGTTGGTTTCAGCATTGAGCTCTGATTTAAATAGAAATAATCTTAAGGCTCATGACCACGGATTGAATGTGACAAGAAATACAAAAATGCCATCTGTGCTTGTAGAATGTGGCTTTATAAGCAATAAAGGGCAGGCTCAAGATTGCTCAGATGATTCAATACAAGAAAAAACAGCAAAAACAATTAGTGAGACTATAGCTAGTTGTTTTTAG
- a CDS encoding MBOAT family O-acyltransferase — protein sequence MYKKIFKTSKIIVFIAVCLNILILAYFKYFNFSISIYNDTIGNIIDRRIHIRDMIIPLGISYITFQQISYIVDVYRDVNKVMINFFEYSLYVLFFPRVIAGPIIQYSDLRAQLRDRIYSVDKFSEGIYRFSIGLGKKVILSSVLEDVANRIFAMQPNELGFIYAWFGAIVYTLQIYLDFSGYSDMAIGIGYMIGFKLPENFNRPYISKSISEFWKRWHISLTSFFRQYVYIPLGGNRGSYKRTLFNNFIIFFISGLWHGANYTFIVWGIYYGVLIILERIGLKKYLDKLPGFLSQVITFVIVAIGWVIFRSDNISYAWKYIKTLFNLHSYENMSFLKLGADSKFWIIFVLSLIISILPDLSTVIRKKMDNSIIYLVKYVFSLIILIYSIAIISTGTFNPFIYFKF from the coding sequence ATGTACAAGAAGATATTTAAGACTAGTAAAATAATTGTTTTTATTGCAGTATGTCTAAATATTCTAATTTTAGCCTATTTTAAGTATTTTAACTTTTCCATTTCTATATATAATGATACAATTGGAAATATTATAGATAGAAGAATTCATATAAGAGATATGATTATACCATTAGGGATTTCTTATATAACTTTTCAGCAGATTAGTTATATTGTAGATGTTTACAGAGATGTTAATAAAGTTATGATAAATTTCTTTGAGTACTCACTATACGTGCTTTTTTTTCCAAGGGTTATAGCTGGACCAATTATCCAGTATAGTGACTTAAGAGCTCAATTGAGAGACAGGATATATAGTGTTGATAAGTTCTCTGAAGGAATTTATAGATTCTCGATAGGTTTAGGTAAAAAGGTTATTTTATCTTCTGTACTTGAAGACGTAGCTAATCGAATTTTTGCCATGCAACCAAACGAGTTAGGTTTTATTTACGCATGGTTTGGTGCAATAGTTTATACATTACAAATATATTTAGATTTCTCTGGCTATTCTGATATGGCTATAGGGATTGGATACATGATAGGCTTTAAACTTCCGGAAAACTTTAATAGACCGTATATATCAAAAAGTATAAGTGAGTTTTGGAAAAGATGGCATATATCACTAACTAGTTTTTTTAGACAATATGTTTATATTCCTTTGGGAGGGAATAGAGGATCATATAAGAGGACCTTGTTTAATAATTTTATAATATTTTTTATTAGTGGATTATGGCATGGAGCAAACTATACATTTATAGTTTGGGGAATATATTATGGTGTATTAATAATATTAGAAAGAATAGGTTTAAAAAAATACCTTGATAAATTACCTGGATTCTTATCTCAAGTAATTACATTTGTTATCGTAGCTATAGGTTGGGTAATTTTTAGGTCTGATAATATATCATATGCATGGAAATATATTAAAACTTTATTTAACTTACATAGTTATGAAAATATGAGCTTTTTAAAACTCGGAGCTGATTCTAAGTTTTGGATTATATTTGTGTTATCATTGATTATATCAATATTACCAGACTTGAGTACAGTTATTAGAAAAAAGATGGATAACAGTATAATATATCTTGTTAAATATGTATTTTCACTTATAATTCTTATATATTCAATAGCAATTATAAGTACTGGTACATTTAATCCATTTATTTATTTTAAGTTTTAG
- a CDS encoding alginate O-acetyltransferase AlgX-related protein, which translates to MSKFSYKKILSVLYIIAFMIIILMPIIQMNLHIVNEGKGTENRSKAAKPEITLTKPIVEQIKAYETYFNDNFGFRDRFIKMTNTIDVNVFKKSTNSKVILGKDNYLFTREEMNDYNNIPTLSQEQVENIVISMKMFQDQLEKRGISFVFSIAPNKSSIYPEYVADRPINSVGDNNYSFFIKALDKYKVNYIDLKKLLLENKSKYDLYLKRDTHWNNIAAGLVTDNILKYYDKKFNIGTDLNITNIKSINGNGDLDGMLGINSNIKELDCNFNIKNTSKKLPKMVMYHDSFGNTMIPLINNYTSLFYDYHITNNPMATNFPSISDDTKIVYFEIVERYLINLYNYDFNVFDDELDNISTQYKEIRLMLNNDKRITYKDSYNFDNKDNDTKIISNGENPEIDFNIPLENTEYIELKLSKIKEYSNIKIYYSDNNGVFNDKNYIIVKLNPMKTNYLIKEDENVKRAKRFKIVMDNRSNSELNIDKLSILSK; encoded by the coding sequence TTGAGTAAGTTTAGTTATAAGAAAATATTATCGGTATTATATATAATTGCTTTTATGATAATTATATTAATGCCAATAATTCAAATGAATTTACATATAGTAAATGAAGGGAAAGGAACAGAAAATAGGTCAAAAGCAGCTAAGCCAGAAATAACATTGACAAAGCCGATTGTTGAGCAAATTAAAGCATACGAAACCTATTTTAATGATAACTTTGGTTTTAGAGATAGATTTATAAAGATGACTAATACAATTGATGTTAATGTGTTTAAAAAAAGTACAAATAGTAAGGTTATATTAGGAAAAGATAATTATTTGTTTACACGAGAAGAGATGAATGATTATAATAATATACCTACTTTATCCCAAGAACAAGTAGAAAACATAGTTATAAGTATGAAAATGTTTCAAGACCAACTTGAAAAAAGAGGGATTTCTTTTGTGTTTTCAATAGCTCCAAATAAAAGTTCAATATATCCGGAGTATGTAGCTGATAGACCTATAAATTCTGTTGGGGATAACAATTATAGCTTTTTTATAAAAGCGTTAGATAAATATAAGGTGAACTATATAGATCTTAAGAAATTGCTCTTAGAAAATAAAAGTAAATATGACTTGTACTTAAAACGAGATACTCATTGGAATAATATTGCAGCAGGATTAGTGACAGATAATATACTTAAATATTATGATAAAAAGTTTAATATAGGAACTGATTTAAATATAACTAATATAAAGTCAATTAATGGTAATGGTGATTTAGATGGAATGCTTGGTATAAATAGTAACATTAAAGAGTTAGATTGTAATTTTAATATAAAAAATACCTCGAAAAAGTTACCAAAGATGGTTATGTATCATGATTCATTTGGTAATACTATGATTCCATTGATAAATAATTACACTTCATTATTTTATGATTATCATATAACCAATAATCCAATGGCTACTAACTTTCCATCAATAAGTGATGATACAAAGATTGTATATTTTGAGATTGTTGAGAGATACTTAATCAATTTATATAATTACGATTTTAATGTTTTTGATGATGAATTAGATAATATATCTACGCAATATAAAGAAATTAGACTTATGCTAAATAATGATAAACGAATAACATATAAAGATTCGTATAATTTTGACAATAAAGATAATGATACAAAAATTATATCAAATGGAGAGAATCCTGAAATTGATTTTAATATTCCACTAGAGAATACAGAATATATAGAATTAAAGTTGTCAAAAATTAAAGAATACTCAAATATAAAGATTTATTATTCTGATAACAACGGCGTTTTCAACGATAAAAATTATATAATAGTTAAACTAAATCCTATGAAAACTAATTATCTAATAAAAGAAGATGAAAATGTAAAACGAGCAAAAAGGTTTAAGATAGTAATGGACAATCGGTCAAACTCAGAGCTTAATATAGATAAACTATCTATATTATCAAAGTAA
- a CDS encoding flippase yields the protein MTTGKKFVKDSVLSFLLKFIGMAIGFLLQVVLNRYLGNDGYGKYAIFLTIINIFSLVCVFGIDGSLVRTLARFEDDDNLRNVLLKRSSVVSISITSIVSILLIIFQKYILDFFALDKVQYLYIIIVVLFITSLSKILDGYFQGINRTIISILCTNFLANIFKMVIFLVVVTFDKRYLLMSLITFLLTELGLLVVKLYKIYNINKKQMVVTKESEYTKTQFNTFFRYAFYLSTISGVDVIVKSMDKIMLNSLVNSSEVASYKVAENYLGIVGIFASTFIVFWPIMSRLYEENKIKELEKNFNYVTKIITVTSLPVLVFMITYSSELFAVFGKGYRGSAPVLYILLFGIVIDSLSGPVGALLNMTSYAKYNLIDMIILAVMNFALNVILIPKYGAIGAAIATSSSLSLINLINIVQNKIFLGVFPYDLKNIYLLIGSGVLLFLDKLLYVNISLGNTYVNMFVVLIINYIIYTIFFMAISKKEFMYLVNLIKEKRSGKK from the coding sequence ATGACGACAGGAAAAAAATTTGTAAAAGACTCAGTGCTAAGTTTTCTTCTAAAGTTTATTGGGATGGCAATAGGGTTTTTGTTACAAGTAGTTTTAAATAGATACTTAGGTAATGATGGATATGGAAAATATGCTATATTCTTAACAATTATAAACATATTCTCATTAGTATGTGTCTTTGGGATAGATGGTAGTTTAGTAAGGACTTTAGCAAGATTTGAAGATGATGATAACTTAAGAAATGTATTGCTCAAAAGATCATCTGTAGTTTCAATTAGTATTACTTCAATTGTTTCGATACTGCTTATCATTTTTCAAAAATATATATTAGACTTTTTCGCTCTTGATAAAGTACAATATCTCTACATAATAATAGTTGTTCTATTTATAACTTCTTTGTCAAAGATTTTAGATGGATATTTTCAAGGAATAAATAGAACAATAATATCTATATTATGTACTAATTTTTTAGCAAATATTTTTAAAATGGTAATCTTTTTAGTGGTAGTAACTTTTGATAAAAGATATTTGCTTATGTCACTGATTACATTCTTACTAACTGAATTAGGGTTGTTGGTGGTGAAATTATATAAGATTTATAATATAAATAAAAAGCAAATGGTTGTAACTAAGGAAAGTGAGTACACCAAGACTCAATTTAATACATTTTTTAGATATGCTTTTTATCTATCTACGATTAGTGGGGTGGATGTAATAGTAAAGAGCATGGATAAGATAATGTTAAATAGTTTAGTGAATTCTTCTGAGGTGGCTTCATATAAGGTTGCTGAAAATTATTTGGGGATTGTGGGGATATTTGCCAGTACTTTTATAGTTTTTTGGCCTATAATGTCAAGATTATATGAAGAGAATAAAATTAAAGAGTTAGAAAAGAATTTTAATTATGTAACTAAAATAATAACCGTAACGTCTTTGCCGGTATTGGTATTTATGATTACATATTCTTCTGAGTTATTTGCTGTATTTGGCAAAGGATATAGGGGGAGTGCGCCAGTTTTATATATCTTATTGTTTGGTATAGTGATAGACTCATTATCTGGTCCAGTAGGGGCTTTGTTAAATATGACAAGCTATGCTAAATATAATCTGATTGATATGATAATTTTAGCGGTTATGAATTTTGCGTTAAATGTAATACTTATACCTAAATATGGAGCAATTGGAGCAGCGATTGCCACAAGTTCATCTTTATCTCTTATAAATTTGATAAATATTGTTCAAAATAAAATATTTTTAGGTGTATTTCCATATGACTTAAAAAATATTTACTTGTTAATAGGCAGTGGTGTTTTACTATTTTTGGATAAGCTGTTATACGTGAATATCAGTTTGGGAAATACTTATGTAAATATGTTTGTTGTATTGATAATTAATTACATAATATATACTATATTTTTCATGGCTATATCCAAAAAAGAATTTATGTATTTAGTAAACTTAATAAAGGAAAAAAGGAGCGGCAAAAAATGA
- a CDS encoding CDP-alcohol phosphatidyltransferase family protein — translation MNYSEIRKYQNRDSEMLIDKYGYLISPLITKRLLKTKLRPNHVTLLMIISGLIGGVAFCFNNFYLKIVGLIFIHLWYVFDCCDGEVARIKKIYSKFGMEMDFTAHIINHPLYAFAFFLSMYQLNKYNVFLLITIFVLLIVFDLIFRNLLCFYKVYEQRMASDSGNGESNSNLSLKQIIINISNNIFLFPSFALAFPILYVVDYGFGYSISIYYSIFVLLVAVLIVSLRMLGWIRKIINI, via the coding sequence ATGAACTATTCAGAAATAAGAAAATATCAAAACAGAGATTCAGAGATGCTAATAGATAAGTATGGGTATCTTATTTCACCTTTAATAACTAAAAGACTATTAAAGACTAAGCTAAGACCAAATCATGTAACCTTATTAATGATAATAAGTGGATTAATTGGAGGAGTTGCATTTTGTTTTAATAACTTCTATTTGAAGATCGTGGGTTTGATATTTATACATCTGTGGTATGTTTTTGATTGCTGTGATGGGGAAGTTGCTAGAATAAAAAAAATCTACTCTAAGTTTGGAATGGAGATGGATTTTACTGCGCATATAATTAATCATCCACTATATGCATTTGCTTTCTTTTTATCAATGTATCAATTGAATAAGTATAACGTATTTTTGCTTATAACTATATTTGTTCTTCTTATAGTATTTGATTTAATATTTAGAAATCTACTTTGCTTTTATAAAGTTTACGAACAACGTATGGCAAGCGATAGTGGTAATGGTGAAAGTAATAGTAATCTAAGTTTAAAACAAATTATTATAAATATTTCTAATAATATATTTTTATTCCCTAGTTTTGCGTTAGCTTTTCCAATACTATATGTAGTAGACTATGGTTTTGGATATAGCATAAGCATATATTACAGTATTTTTGTTTTATTAGTGGCTGTATTAATAGTTAGTCTAAGAATGCTTGGATGGATAAGAAAAATAATAAATATATAA